Proteins co-encoded in one Myxococcus xanthus genomic window:
- the gltB gene encoding glutamate synthase large subunit, translating to MSAFRPGRYGLYEPDTEHDACGVGFVAHLRGERSRGIVEDALELLNRLSHRAAAGRDPRTGDGAGILVQLPHRFFERESPKLPFALPPRRHYGVGQVFLPPEPEARAACEAAFEEVVVQEGQRVLGWRDVPVNPEHLGPVAREAAPVIRQLFVARRRMVPSAFERKLYRIRKLTENLIQARGVDPKGRFHVASLSSETLVYKGLMLPVDLPRFYSDLQQPDFVSALGLVHSRFSTNTFPTWELAQPFRFIAHNGEINTMRGNRNWMTARRGLLQTARLGGSLEALQPIIVPGKSDSAQFDNMVELLYLGGRTLPHALMMMIPEAWEGDALMSDERRAFYEYSSALLEPWDGPAAIAFTDGQLIGATLDRNGLRPARYLVTEDDRIILASEMGVIDVPPSQVRRKGRLTPGRMLLVDTTEGRILEDEDVKRDITTRWPYRRWLQRNVYTFDNLPSVAAPVRLRGEELWRAQRAFGYTAEDVRSVLTPMAETGKEPVGSMGTDTPLAVLSDHAPSLFSYFHQLFAQVTNPPIDPLRESLVMTLATALGPESNTFEETPEQCHRLSLPGPILTNGQLARLAAINDEGLFETRRLSLLYALDGGEGALEAAVEKLCNEAVDAVDAGASILLLSDRGVDAAHAAIPALLAMSAVHQRLVRDGIRMYTGLLLETAEAREVHHFACLFAYGAAAVNPYLALDTLRALADSGELAVDAEKAQDRFIRAVEEGLLKVMSKMGISTLQSYRGAQLFEAVGLQRSLVERHFTDTASRVEGVGLPELGREVAERHARGFGAEADAEAGMLPVGGQYRWRRLGERHKWNPATIAKLQAAVRANDAATFAEYSRLADDETREHSNLRGLLEIAHEGRTPVPLDEVEPALSIARRFVTGAMSFGSISAEAHETLAIAMNRLGGRSNSGEGGEESRRYTRDENGDLRRSAIKQVASARFGVTTEYLVNADELQIKVAQGAKPGEGGQLPGHKVDERIARVRWSTPGVTLISPPPHHDIYSIEDLAQLIYDLQSVNPAARVSVKLVSEVGVGTIAAGVAKAGASCVVISGYEGGTGASPLSSIQHAGLPWELGLAETQQVLVHNGLRSRIRVQADGGMRTARDVLVATLLGAEEFGMATASLVAVGCIMLRKCHLNTCSAGIATQDAGLRERFQGKPEDVVNFFLLIAEDLRQRMAALGARSLQELVGRVDLLRQRPAVDHWKAKRVDLSGLLAAPAAPDSEPRHCTEPRIKDVSDHLDHALLRDASAVLDGGPPMLLNVPVANTHRAVGALLSGEIARRHGGQGLPDGRLHVRMKGSAGQSFGAFVVKGVTLELEGDANDYVGKGLSGGRIIVYPPQASRFTAEDNVLVGNTALYGATAGEVYLRGLAGERFAVRNSGAQAVVEGVGDHGCEYMTGGAVVVLGPTGRNFAAGMSGGIAYVLDREQSFRQRCNLEMVDLESLVDESEIWLVHGMVERHLHHTGSALARRVLDNWELMVPRFVKVMPTDYKRVLQARRAARRPPEPTSAALPQSAAGRA from the coding sequence ATGTCGGCATTCCGCCCCGGCCGGTACGGCCTGTATGAGCCAGACACCGAGCATGACGCCTGTGGCGTGGGATTCGTCGCCCACCTGAGGGGTGAACGCTCGCGAGGCATCGTCGAGGACGCCCTGGAGCTCCTCAACCGGCTCAGCCACCGGGCGGCCGCGGGCAGGGACCCACGAACCGGTGACGGCGCCGGCATCCTGGTGCAGCTCCCCCACCGCTTCTTCGAGCGAGAGTCCCCGAAGCTGCCCTTCGCCCTCCCGCCGCGCCGGCACTACGGCGTGGGGCAGGTCTTCCTCCCGCCCGAGCCCGAGGCCCGGGCCGCCTGCGAGGCCGCCTTCGAGGAAGTCGTCGTACAAGAGGGCCAGCGCGTGCTCGGCTGGCGCGACGTGCCCGTGAACCCGGAGCACCTGGGCCCCGTGGCGCGAGAGGCCGCCCCCGTCATCCGCCAGCTCTTCGTGGCGCGGCGGCGAATGGTCCCCAGCGCCTTCGAGCGGAAGCTGTACCGCATCCGCAAGCTGACGGAGAACCTCATCCAGGCGCGCGGCGTGGACCCCAAGGGCCGCTTCCACGTGGCGTCGCTGTCGTCGGAGACGCTCGTCTACAAGGGGCTGATGCTGCCGGTGGACCTGCCGCGCTTCTACTCCGATTTGCAGCAGCCGGACTTCGTGAGCGCGCTGGGCCTGGTTCACTCACGCTTCTCCACCAACACGTTCCCCACGTGGGAGCTGGCGCAGCCGTTCCGCTTCATCGCGCACAACGGCGAAATCAACACCATGCGCGGCAACCGGAACTGGATGACCGCGCGGCGCGGCCTGCTCCAGACGGCGCGACTGGGCGGCAGCCTGGAGGCGCTCCAGCCCATCATCGTCCCGGGCAAGAGCGACTCGGCGCAGTTCGACAACATGGTGGAGCTGCTCTACCTGGGCGGCCGCACCCTGCCCCACGCGCTGATGATGATGATTCCGGAGGCGTGGGAGGGCGACGCGCTGATGTCCGACGAGCGGCGCGCCTTCTATGAATACTCCTCCGCCCTGCTGGAGCCGTGGGATGGGCCGGCGGCCATCGCCTTCACGGACGGGCAGCTCATCGGCGCCACGTTGGATCGCAACGGCCTGCGGCCCGCGCGCTACCTCGTCACGGAGGATGACCGCATCATCCTCGCCTCGGAGATGGGCGTCATCGACGTCCCGCCCTCGCAGGTGCGCCGCAAGGGCCGCCTGACGCCGGGCCGCATGCTGCTGGTGGACACCACCGAAGGACGCATCCTGGAGGACGAGGACGTCAAGCGCGACATCACCACGCGCTGGCCCTACCGCCGCTGGCTCCAGCGCAACGTCTACACCTTCGACAACCTCCCCTCCGTCGCCGCCCCGGTGCGCCTGCGCGGCGAGGAGCTGTGGCGGGCCCAGCGCGCCTTCGGCTACACCGCCGAGGACGTGCGCTCGGTGCTCACGCCCATGGCGGAGACGGGCAAGGAGCCGGTGGGCTCCATGGGCACGGACACGCCGCTGGCGGTGCTCAGCGACCACGCCCCCAGCCTCTTCTCCTACTTCCACCAGCTCTTCGCGCAGGTGACCAACCCGCCCATCGACCCGCTGCGCGAGTCGCTGGTGATGACGCTGGCCACCGCGCTGGGTCCGGAGAGCAACACCTTCGAGGAGACGCCGGAGCAGTGCCACCGGCTGTCCCTCCCCGGCCCCATCCTCACCAATGGGCAGCTCGCGCGGCTGGCGGCCATCAATGACGAGGGCCTGTTCGAGACGCGCCGCCTGTCGCTCCTCTACGCCCTGGACGGCGGCGAAGGCGCGCTCGAGGCGGCGGTGGAGAAGCTCTGCAACGAGGCCGTGGACGCGGTGGACGCCGGCGCCAGCATCCTGCTCTTGAGCGACCGCGGCGTGGACGCGGCGCACGCGGCCATCCCCGCGCTGCTGGCCATGTCCGCGGTGCACCAGCGGCTCGTGCGTGACGGCATCCGCATGTACACCGGCCTGCTGCTGGAGACGGCGGAGGCGCGCGAGGTGCACCACTTCGCCTGCCTGTTCGCCTACGGCGCCGCGGCGGTGAACCCGTACCTGGCGCTGGACACGCTCCGGGCCCTGGCGGACAGCGGCGAGCTGGCCGTGGACGCGGAGAAGGCGCAGGACCGCTTCATCCGCGCCGTGGAGGAAGGCCTGCTCAAGGTGATGTCGAAGATGGGCATCTCCACGCTGCAGTCCTACCGCGGCGCGCAGCTCTTCGAGGCCGTGGGGCTCCAGCGCTCGCTGGTGGAACGGCACTTCACCGACACGGCGTCGCGCGTGGAGGGGGTGGGCCTGCCGGAGCTGGGGCGCGAAGTGGCGGAGCGCCATGCCCGGGGCTTCGGCGCGGAAGCGGACGCAGAGGCCGGCATGCTGCCCGTGGGCGGGCAGTACCGCTGGCGGCGGCTGGGCGAGCGGCACAAGTGGAACCCGGCCACCATCGCCAAGCTCCAGGCGGCGGTGCGCGCGAACGACGCCGCCACCTTCGCGGAGTACTCGCGGCTGGCGGACGACGAGACGCGCGAGCACTCCAACCTGCGCGGCCTGCTCGAAATCGCCCACGAGGGCCGCACGCCCGTGCCGCTGGACGAGGTGGAGCCGGCGCTCTCCATTGCCCGGCGCTTCGTCACCGGCGCCATGTCCTTCGGCTCCATCAGCGCGGAGGCGCACGAGACGCTGGCCATCGCGATGAACCGGCTGGGCGGGCGCTCCAACAGCGGCGAGGGCGGCGAGGAGTCGCGGCGCTACACCCGGGACGAGAACGGAGACCTGCGCCGCAGCGCCATCAAGCAGGTGGCCAGCGCGCGCTTCGGCGTCACCACGGAGTACCTGGTCAACGCGGACGAGCTCCAAATCAAGGTGGCCCAGGGCGCCAAGCCCGGCGAGGGCGGCCAGCTTCCCGGCCACAAGGTGGATGAGCGAATTGCCCGCGTGCGCTGGTCCACGCCGGGCGTGACGCTCATCTCTCCGCCGCCGCACCACGACATCTACTCCATCGAGGACCTGGCGCAGCTCATCTACGACCTCCAGTCGGTGAATCCGGCCGCGCGCGTCAGCGTGAAGCTGGTGAGCGAGGTGGGCGTGGGCACCATCGCCGCGGGCGTGGCCAAGGCCGGCGCCAGTTGCGTGGTCATCTCCGGCTACGAGGGCGGCACGGGCGCCTCGCCACTGTCCAGCATCCAGCACGCGGGCCTGCCCTGGGAGCTGGGGCTGGCGGAGACGCAGCAGGTGCTGGTGCACAACGGGCTGCGCTCGCGCATCCGCGTTCAGGCGGACGGCGGCATGCGCACCGCACGGGACGTGCTGGTGGCCACGCTCCTGGGCGCCGAGGAGTTCGGCATGGCCACCGCCAGCCTGGTGGCCGTGGGCTGCATCATGCTGCGCAAGTGTCACCTCAACACCTGTTCGGCGGGCATCGCCACGCAGGACGCGGGGCTGCGCGAGCGCTTCCAGGGCAAGCCCGAGGACGTGGTGAACTTCTTCCTCCTCATCGCGGAGGACCTGCGCCAGCGGATGGCCGCGCTGGGCGCTCGCTCCCTGCAAGAGCTGGTGGGCCGCGTAGACCTGCTGCGGCAGCGCCCGGCGGTGGACCACTGGAAGGCGAAGCGCGTGGACCTGTCCGGGCTGCTGGCCGCACCGGCCGCGCCGGACAGCGAGCCGCGCCACTGCACCGAGCCGCGCATCAAGGACGTGTCCGACCACCTGGACCACGCGCTGCTGCGCGACGCCAGCGCGGTGCTGGACGGCGGACCGCCCATGCTGCTCAACGTGCCGGTGGCCAACACCCACCGCGCCGTGGGCGCCCTGCTGTCGGGGGAGATTGCCCGGCGTCACGGGGGCCAGGGGTTGCCGGATGGCCGGCTCCACGTGCGGATGAAGGGCTCCGCGGGCCAGAGCTTCGGCGCCTTCGTGGTGAAGGGCGTGACGTTGGAGCTGGAAGGCGACGCCAACGACTACGTGGGCAAGGGCCTGTCCGGTGGACGCATCATCGTCTACCCGCCGCAGGCCAGCCGCTTCACCGCCGAGGACAACGTGCTGGTGGGCAACACCGCGCTCTACGGCGCCACGGCCGGCGAGGTCTACCTGCGGGGGCTCGCGGGTGAGCGCTTCGCGGTGCGCAACAGCGGCGCGCAGGCCGTCGTGGAGGGCGTGGGCGACCACGGCTGCGAATACATGACGGGCGGCGCGGTGGTGGTGCTGGGCCCCACCGGGCGCAACTTCGCTGCCGGCATGAGCGGCGGCATCGCCTACGTGCTCGACCGCGAGCAGTCCTTCCGGCAGCGCTGCAACCTGGAGATGGTGGACCTGGAGTCCCTGGTGGACGAATCCGAAATCTGGCTCGTTCACGGCATGGTGGAGCGGCACCTGCACCACACCGGCAGCGCGCTGGCGCGGCGGGTGCTGGACAACTGGGAGCTGATGGTGCCGCGCTTCGTGAAGGTGATGCCCACGGACTACAAGCGGGTCCTCCAGGCACGGCGCGCGGCGCGCAGACCACCGGAGCCCACATCCGCGGCGCTGCCCCAGTCCGCGGCGGGGAGGGCCTGA
- a CDS encoding efflux RND transporter periplasmic adaptor subunit, translating into MTEQTPGVDAAAPDAAARGGRWPWVFAALLLVLLGLGVAPRLERSRALDRREAEARLPPLVATARVTRSEPKAELTLPGTVLPSQRASLHARINGFVGRIHVDLGDRVRAGQLLAELEAPELQAECHRARARLDETERNLELARASARRGQILAGEGNVSHEVAEEARARANSAEASLKSAKAEVERLEALYAFRRVVAPFDGVIVRRNVDRGALVTAGSGSGMTSLFELAQTHTLKVYVDVPQSLAHDIRPGLEARIFTLDAPARALPGRVVRTAGVLDPGTRTLLTEVQLANTEALFAGSFVRVRLLIEREAPPMLIPASALAVRREGPTVLVVGEANAVQQRVVVLGRDLGAHVEVMDGLSAEDRVVLSPPDTLGDGRVVRVAEGRAAR; encoded by the coding sequence GTGACGGAGCAGACCCCTGGCGTGGATGCCGCGGCGCCCGACGCCGCGGCGCGAGGCGGGCGCTGGCCCTGGGTGTTCGCCGCCTTGCTCCTGGTGCTGCTGGGGCTCGGCGTGGCGCCACGGTTGGAGCGGTCGCGCGCGTTGGATCGGCGTGAAGCGGAAGCCCGTCTGCCGCCGCTCGTGGCCACCGCGCGCGTGACGCGGTCCGAGCCGAAGGCGGAGCTCACGTTGCCAGGGACGGTCCTTCCCAGTCAGCGCGCGTCACTGCACGCCCGCATCAATGGCTTCGTGGGACGCATCCACGTCGACCTGGGCGACCGGGTCCGCGCGGGCCAGTTGCTGGCGGAGCTTGAAGCGCCCGAGCTCCAGGCGGAGTGTCACCGGGCCCGGGCGCGCCTGGATGAGACGGAGCGGAACCTGGAGCTCGCTCGCGCGTCCGCGCGGCGCGGGCAGATTCTCGCGGGAGAGGGCAACGTCAGCCACGAGGTGGCGGAGGAGGCGCGGGCGCGGGCCAACTCCGCGGAGGCTTCGCTGAAGAGCGCGAAGGCGGAGGTGGAGCGCCTCGAAGCGTTGTACGCATTTCGCCGCGTGGTGGCGCCGTTTGATGGTGTCATCGTGCGTCGCAACGTGGACCGGGGAGCGCTGGTCACCGCGGGCAGTGGCAGCGGAATGACGAGCCTGTTCGAACTCGCGCAGACGCACACGCTGAAGGTCTACGTGGACGTGCCGCAGTCCCTCGCCCATGACATCCGGCCGGGGCTCGAGGCGCGGATCTTCACGCTGGATGCGCCCGCGCGGGCGCTGCCGGGGCGCGTGGTGCGGACCGCGGGGGTGTTGGACCCAGGGACCCGCACGCTCCTGACGGAGGTGCAGCTCGCCAACACAGAGGCGCTGTTCGCCGGGTCATTCGTGCGCGTCCGGTTGCTCATCGAGCGCGAGGCTCCGCCCATGCTCATTCCGGCCAGCGCGCTGGCCGTGCGGAGGGAGGGGCCCACGGTCCTCGTGGTGGGGGAGGCGAATGCCGTCCAGCAGCGCGTGGTCGTGCTGGGGCGTGACCTGGGCGCGCATGTCGAGGTGATGGACGGATTGTCCGCGGAGGACAGGGTGGTGCTGAGCCCACCGGACACCCTGGGCGATGGGCGCGTGGTGCGCGTCGCGGAAGGGCGTGCCGCGCGCTAG
- a CDS encoding glutamate synthase subunit beta encodes MGKPTGFIEWERVHADKRDKADRLGDWREFALPLAPDEAKRQAGRCMDCGVPFCHQGCPLGNLIPDFNEAVYRGRWREAYDLLSRTNGFPEMTGRLCPAPCEAACVLAIDRDPVTIEQMEKEIVERAFTEGWVKPRPPARRTGKTVGVVGSGPAGLAAAAQLNAAGHTVTVYERDARAGGLLRYGIPDFKLEKSVVDRRLALMEAEGITFVTGVDVGGALSYRELRAKHDALVLAMGARRPRELEVPGRELSGVVQAMEYLEHQNRLVSGHGQKDPRLDAAGRHVVVLGGGDTGSDCLGTALRQGAASVRQVELLPAPPPVRAEGNPWPRWPVIFRTSTSQEEGGERRFALMTKRLTGSDGRLQTLHAVEIEFQPGPGALPRLIERPGTEVTFETDLLVLAMGFTGPEAGNLSEELGVKLSPRGTVQVDARFATSADGVFCAGDASRGASLIVWALSDGREAAKACDAYLSGGRSALPTRGTDCAF; translated from the coding sequence ATGGGTAAGCCAACTGGATTCATCGAGTGGGAGCGCGTCCACGCGGACAAGCGGGACAAGGCGGACCGGCTGGGCGACTGGCGCGAGTTCGCGCTGCCGCTGGCCCCCGACGAGGCCAAACGGCAGGCCGGCCGCTGCATGGACTGTGGCGTCCCCTTCTGCCACCAGGGCTGTCCCCTGGGGAACCTCATCCCCGACTTCAACGAGGCCGTGTACCGCGGGCGCTGGCGCGAGGCGTATGACTTGCTCAGCCGCACCAATGGCTTCCCGGAGATGACGGGCCGGCTGTGCCCGGCGCCGTGCGAGGCCGCGTGTGTGCTCGCCATCGACCGGGACCCGGTCACCATCGAACAGATGGAGAAGGAAATCGTCGAACGGGCCTTCACGGAGGGCTGGGTGAAGCCCCGGCCTCCGGCACGCCGCACCGGGAAGACGGTGGGTGTGGTGGGCTCCGGGCCCGCGGGACTGGCGGCGGCGGCGCAGCTCAACGCGGCCGGACACACCGTCACCGTGTACGAGCGGGATGCCCGGGCCGGCGGCCTGCTGCGCTATGGCATCCCCGACTTCAAGCTGGAGAAGTCCGTGGTGGACCGGCGCCTGGCGCTGATGGAGGCGGAGGGCATCACCTTCGTCACCGGCGTGGACGTGGGCGGCGCCCTGAGCTACCGCGAGCTGCGCGCGAAGCATGACGCCCTGGTGCTGGCCATGGGCGCGCGCCGTCCGCGCGAGCTGGAAGTCCCCGGACGCGAACTGTCCGGTGTCGTCCAGGCCATGGAGTACCTGGAGCACCAGAACCGGCTCGTCTCGGGCCATGGCCAGAAGGACCCACGCCTGGACGCGGCCGGCCGGCACGTCGTGGTGCTGGGCGGCGGCGACACCGGCTCGGACTGCCTGGGTACCGCGCTGCGTCAGGGGGCGGCGAGCGTGCGGCAGGTGGAGCTCCTCCCCGCGCCGCCCCCGGTGCGCGCGGAGGGCAACCCCTGGCCGAGGTGGCCCGTCATCTTCCGCACCTCCACCAGCCAGGAGGAAGGCGGCGAGCGCCGCTTCGCGCTGATGACGAAGCGGCTGACGGGCAGCGACGGACGGCTCCAGACGCTGCACGCCGTGGAAATCGAGTTCCAGCCCGGTCCTGGCGCCCTGCCCCGCCTCATTGAACGTCCCGGCACCGAGGTGACGTTCGAAACGGACCTGCTGGTGCTGGCCATGGGCTTCACGGGGCCCGAGGCGGGCAACCTCTCCGAGGAGTTGGGGGTGAAGCTGTCACCCCGCGGCACGGTGCAGGTGGACGCGCGCTTCGCCACGTCCGCGGACGGGGTATTCTGCGCCGGGGACGCGAGCCGGGGCGCCAGCCTCATCGTCTGGGCCCTGTCGGACGGCCGCGAAGCCGCCAAGGCCTGCGATGCGTATCTTTCTGGGGGGCGTTCCGCGCTGCCCACCCGGGGCACGGACTGCGCCTTCTGA
- the rnk gene encoding nucleoside diphosphate kinase regulator produces the protein MRSEQTLIVTEADLERLRQVVDHNGGGRTAEFAEMLDAELTRARVVASEEVPPDVVTMNSKVVFEDEQSGERREVTLVYPRDASSDDGRISVLAPIGSALIGLTVGQTITWPLPGGRSKRLRIVAVPYQPEASGHYNL, from the coding sequence ATGCGAAGCGAACAGACCCTCATCGTGACCGAAGCCGACTTGGAGCGCCTGCGCCAGGTGGTGGACCACAACGGAGGCGGCCGCACGGCCGAGTTCGCGGAAATGCTTGACGCGGAGCTGACCCGGGCCCGCGTCGTCGCTTCGGAAGAGGTGCCGCCCGACGTCGTGACGATGAACAGCAAGGTCGTCTTCGAGGACGAACAATCGGGAGAGCGCCGGGAGGTCACCCTTGTCTACCCGCGCGACGCCAGCAGCGACGATGGCCGCATCTCCGTCCTGGCCCCCATCGGCAGCGCGCTCATCGGACTGACCGTGGGGCAGACCATCACCTGGCCCCTGCCGGGCGGACGCTCCAAGCGGCTGCGCATCGTCGCGGTGCCCTACCAGCCCGAGGCCTCGGGCCACTACAACCTCTGA
- a CDS encoding ParA family protein → MAFIAFSTIKGGVGKTTLCSHVAAALADAGRQVLLLDLDPQAHASLVLGLESREGPCVGDALGPRPKHTLAQVVVASPKRPGLFIAPAAPRMAAQERELFQWGHRLQAIPRALKTLGWTPDIILADTPPSIGAYTEAVLASADLVVAPVPTGAFALQGLGEIETAWRDVREQGGELVAVVNLWDRRTTATNEAMEGALSESTVPVLRARIPRSESINQAGLGYEVVFDTSPQAAGVEELRALAQELAKRVGLR, encoded by the coding sequence ATGGCGTTCATCGCGTTCTCCACCATCAAGGGCGGCGTCGGCAAGACGACGCTCTGCTCGCATGTGGCGGCGGCCCTCGCGGATGCCGGCCGCCAGGTGCTGCTGCTGGACCTGGACCCCCAGGCCCATGCGTCGCTGGTGCTGGGGCTGGAGAGCCGGGAAGGCCCGTGCGTGGGGGATGCGCTCGGGCCCCGTCCCAAGCACACGCTGGCGCAGGTGGTCGTGGCTTCACCGAAGCGGCCCGGCTTGTTCATCGCCCCCGCCGCGCCGCGCATGGCCGCGCAGGAGCGCGAGCTGTTTCAGTGGGGCCACCGCCTCCAGGCGATTCCTCGCGCGCTCAAGACGCTGGGGTGGACGCCGGACATCATCCTCGCGGACACCCCGCCCAGCATCGGCGCCTACACCGAGGCCGTGCTCGCCTCCGCGGACCTGGTCGTGGCCCCCGTGCCCACCGGCGCCTTCGCGCTCCAGGGGCTGGGGGAAATCGAGACCGCCTGGCGTGACGTTCGCGAGCAGGGCGGTGAGCTGGTGGCGGTGGTGAATCTGTGGGATCGCCGCACCACCGCGACCAACGAGGCCATGGAGGGCGCGCTGAGCGAGTCCACCGTGCCCGTCCTGCGGGCTCGGATTCCGCGATCGGAGTCCATCAACCAGGCGGGGCTGGGCTACGAGGTGGTGTTCGACACGAGCCCGCAGGCGGCCGGCGTGGAGGAGCTGCGGGCCCTGGCGCAGGAGTTGGCGAAGCGCGTGGGGCTGCGCTGA
- a CDS encoding c-type cytochrome has translation MKRFLWLSVFAVASVSNVASASEELSKAKNCSTCHSATARLVGPSFKEIAARYAKQEGVEDKLAQRVRKGSSGVWGAIPMPANAQVSEAEARALVKWIMTQK, from the coding sequence ATGAAGCGTTTTCTGTGGCTGTCTGTTTTCGCGGTGGCGTCGGTGTCCAACGTGGCCTCCGCGAGTGAGGAGCTCTCGAAGGCCAAGAACTGCTCGACGTGTCATTCAGCGACGGCGCGGCTGGTCGGTCCCTCGTTCAAGGAGATTGCCGCCCGCTATGCGAAGCAGGAGGGCGTGGAGGACAAGCTGGCGCAGCGCGTGCGCAAGGGCAGCAGCGGTGTCTGGGGCGCCATTCCGATGCCGGCGAACGCCCAGGTGTCGGAGGCCGAGGCGCGCGCGCTGGTGAAGTGGATCATGACGCAGAAGTAG